The genomic DNA CTGCAACAACGTGAGTCATTGCAGGCATTCGTATTTTTCTTGGTCGGGGCGAAAGGATTCGAACCTTCGACCCTCTGGTCCCAAACCAGATGCGCTACCAGGCTGCGCTACACCCCGACAAGCCTTCTATTCTAGCCCGGATATCGGGGCTCTCAGCGTTTCTCGTATTGGGTCTTGCCGAAAAGGATCTCGCGCTCCTTGTCGCCGGTGATCGGCTGGCGCAGGTCGGCCAGCACTTTCACGCCGCGCTGCACGGCGGGGCGGGCGGCAATGCCGTCGAACCAGGCCTTCAGGTGCGGGTAGTCGGTGAGGGTGATGCCCTGGTTTTCCCAGCTGCGCAGCCACGGGAAGATCGCGATGTCGGCAATCGAATAGGTCTTGCCGGCAATGAATTTGTTCTTCGACAGCTGCTTGTCGATCACGCCATAGAGGCGCTTGGCTTCGTTGCTGTAGCGCTCGATGGCGTAGCCGATCTTTTCAGGGGCATACATGCGGAAATGATGCGCCTGGCCGAGCATGGGGCCGACGCTGCCCATCTGGAACATGAGCCACTGCAGGACGTCGTAGCGTTCGCGGTCGGTGCTGGGCAACAGTTTGCCGGTCTTGCCGGCCAGATAGACGAGGATGGCGCCCGATTCGAACAGCGAGATCGGCTTGCCGTCCGGACCATCGGGGTCGGTGATGGCGGGGATCTTGTTGTTGGGGCTGATCTGCAGGAACTCGGGCGCGAACTGGTCGCCCTTGCCGATGTTGATCGGACGGGCGTTGTACGGCAGGTCGCACTCCTCCAGCATGATGTGAATCTTGTGGCCGTTGGGCGTGGGCCAGGAATAGACCTCGATGGGCGATGCAGGCATGTCGCGGGCTCCGGTGTTGGGGTTGGTTGTGATGCGAGGCAGGCAGCATATACGCGGCCATCCGCACGTGTGCAGCGCCGGGAATTACGGACGGAGCACGCTCAGGCAACGGCCGAGTTGGACGACAGGTGCTGGTGGATCAGCGCGACCACGGCCGCGCCTTCGCCGATGGCGCCGCCCACGCGCTTGACCGAACCCGAGCGCACGTCGCCCACGGCAAAGACGCCCTGCACGCTGGATTCGAGCGCAGTGGAGGGCCGCGCCGGAAAGCCGCTGCTGGCGGCATCGCCCGTCAGCACGAAGCCATGCTTGTCGACCGAGACGCCGCAGCCGTCGAGCCAACTTGTCTCGGGCTCGGCGCCAACGAAGAGGAAGATGTTGCGCGCGTCGCAGTCGTGCTCGTTGCCCGTGGTCTGGCAGCGCCAGGTTGCACCCGTCAGTCCTTCGCCGGAACCGCCGTTGAGCTTCACCAGCTGGGTGTGGGGGTGCAGTTCGATGTTGGGCGTGGCCTCGATGCGATCGATCAGGTAGCGCGACATGCTGGCCGCGAGCGAGGGGCCGCGCACCAGCACGTTGACCTTGGCCGCGTGGCGCGACAGGAACACCGCGGCCTGTCCGGCCGAATTGCCGCCGCCGACCAGCGCAACCTCCTGCTGCGCGCAGAGCTTGGCCTCGATGGCCGAAGCCCAATACCAGATGCCGCGGCCCTCGAACTCCGACAGCCTCGGCACGTCGGGCCGCCGGTAGCGTGCGCCGCTTGCAATCACCACTGTGCGCGCGTTGATGGCGCGGCCGTCGGCCAGCGCGATGCGCAGGGCGCCCATGGGGTTGTCGCGCGAGCAGTCCAGGGACATCACCTTGGCCGGAATCAGCATCTCGACGCCGAACTTCTGGGCCTGCACGAAGGCCCGGCCCGCGAGCGCCTGGCCCGAGATGCCGGTGGGAAAACCAAGGTAGTTCTCGATGCGCGCACTCGCCCCGGCCTGGCCGCCGAAGGCGCGGCAGTCGAGCACGATCACGCGCAGCCCTTCGGAGGCCGCATACACCGCGGTCGCGAGGCCGGCGGGGCCGGCCCCAACCACCGCCACGTCGAACAGTTCGTTGTGCTCCGCGGTGTCGACCATGCCCAGGCAGCGGGCCAGCGCCTCTTCGGCAGGGTTGACCAGCACCGAGCCGTCGGGGCACACGGCAAGCAGCTTGCAGGTGCCGTACTGCTCCAGCAGCGCGGCGGCGCCGGGATCTTCGGCCGCGTCGACCAGGTGGTAGGGATGCCCGTTGCGGCGCAGGAAATTCTCCAGGCGCGCCATGTCGGGCGACTCCGGCCGGCCGATCAGCACCGGCCCGCTGGCGCCGGATTCGATCAGCGCCACGCGCCGCAGGATCAGCGCGCGGGTGATGCGCTCGCCCAGGTCGGCTTCTGCCACCAGCAACGCGCGCAGTTGCGCGGGCGGCACGATCAGCGCTTCCACCTCTTCCTCGGCATGGCCGTCGACCAGGGCAGGGCGGCCGCTCAGCTGGCCGACTTCGGCAAGGAACTCGCCGGGGCCCTGGCGCACGATCGGCACCACGTGCCCGAGCCCGTCGCGCTGCGTGACCGCCACCACGCCCTTGAGCAGGACGAACATGCCGGGGCCGGTTTCGCCGGCGGTGAACAGCCGTTCCCCGCGGGCGAAGCGCTGCACGGTTCCGAAGTGCGCGATGCGCGCGATTTCGGTATCGCTCAGGACAGGAAAGGTCTGGTGAAGGCGGTTGTCGAAATTGCTGCTTGCGGCTGTGGCCATTGAGAAAACTCCATGTCGCGGACCCACCGCATTAGACATCCAGGAAGCCCCAAAACACGCGGTAACACCGTCATGCAACTGCAATAGCGCTGACATACCCGTTTCACTGCGGGTGCCGAGACTCCTTCAGCAGAAAGGGTCCCCATGAAAGAACTGCCCAACCCGACGTTCCCGCTGTCGCAGCTCGGACTGCGCGCCGCCCTGTGGCCCGTCCCTGCAGCCGCGCCCGCGTCGGTGCCCGCTGCCGTTGCGGTGCCGCCGGTCGTCATCGACGCCAGGCAAGGCATCACCGTGAGCTGGGCCCGCCACCTGGACGACGTGCGCGCCGCGCAGCGCCTGCGCCATGAGGTGTTCGTCGGCGAAATGGGCGCCCGCGTGAGCACGCCGCTGGCCGGCCACGACATCGATTTGTTCGACGACTTCTGCGAGCACCTG from Variovorax sp. V93 includes the following:
- a CDS encoding glutathione binding-like protein, with the translated sequence MPASPIEVYSWPTPNGHKIHIMLEECDLPYNARPINIGKGDQFAPEFLQISPNNKIPAITDPDGPDGKPISLFESGAILVYLAGKTGKLLPSTDRERYDVLQWLMFQMGSVGPMLGQAHHFRMYAPEKIGYAIERYSNEAKRLYGVIDKQLSKNKFIAGKTYSIADIAIFPWLRSWENQGITLTDYPHLKAWFDGIAARPAVQRGVKVLADLRQPITGDKEREILFGKTQYEKR
- a CDS encoding FAD-dependent oxidoreductase; its protein translation is MATAASSNFDNRLHQTFPVLSDTEIARIAHFGTVQRFARGERLFTAGETGPGMFVLLKGVVAVTQRDGLGHVVPIVRQGPGEFLAEVGQLSGRPALVDGHAEEEVEALIVPPAQLRALLVAEADLGERITRALILRRVALIESGASGPVLIGRPESPDMARLENFLRRNGHPYHLVDAAEDPGAAALLEQYGTCKLLAVCPDGSVLVNPAEEALARCLGMVDTAEHNELFDVAVVGAGPAGLATAVYAASEGLRVIVLDCRAFGGQAGASARIENYLGFPTGISGQALAGRAFVQAQKFGVEMLIPAKVMSLDCSRDNPMGALRIALADGRAINARTVVIASGARYRRPDVPRLSEFEGRGIWYWASAIEAKLCAQQEVALVGGGNSAGQAAVFLSRHAAKVNVLVRGPSLAASMSRYLIDRIEATPNIELHPHTQLVKLNGGSGEGLTGATWRCQTTGNEHDCDARNIFLFVGAEPETSWLDGCGVSVDKHGFVLTGDAASSGFPARPSTALESSVQGVFAVGDVRSGSVKRVGGAIGEGAAVVALIHQHLSSNSAVA